Within the Ignavibacteria bacterium genome, the region GTTCGTTCTTTTCAAAGATTGATTTGTGTTCAGCGAACAATGTAGTACACATTACTTTATATTAGAAAAGAATTTCGAAGAATGTTACAAATCCAAAAAACTGTGGGGATCCATTTTGGCTATTTCATCAAAATCATCTTTTTCGTTTCCAAGAATGTTCCGGCGCGTAAGCGATAGAAATATATGCCGCTTGACAAACCACTCGCATCAAATTGCACTTCGTGCATTCCTTCTTCTATTTCTTCATTATTCAAAAGCGTTGCAACTTCTTGACCGAGAACGTTGTAGATTTTCAATGTTGTTTGTAAGGGCAATTCATGAATTGCCCCTACGGGAATTTCAAATCGAATCGTTGTCGTAGGATTAAACGGATTCGGATAATTTTGATACAGAAGAATTTGCTTCGGAGAGAAATCCTCATATATACCATACCGCACATCGCTATTCTTTCCTCCTGCATCCCGTTTCACAATACCCACATCCTGAGGTGTGGCGACTCCAAAAAGTTTCATTGCATACGGATTTTTCTTTACACTTCCCACATCTACAGAATAATTTCCTTGCGTGAGTGGTGAAGAAAATCTGTCGTTCAAGGGCTTTAGAATAGTGCTCGCAAATACACGAAGTTCTTCGTAATCGCGCGCGCTTTTCCGCTTGCAGAAAATGGAAATCGTCCGACTTTGATTTGATAACCGGCGGTTATCGCTTTTTCTTCGGTCAATCCAACGCTTGCAACTTGCGGCTGACAATACGTGCAACCGGGAATATTTTCCCAATCAATCGGCTGAGGATTTTTTCCAGCGATTTTTTCCACACATACAATTCCTTCTTTCGATGCAACGTGCGCTAACCACGGCGGACCAGCAACATCGCCGATTGCATAAATTCCATCAACATTTGTTTTTCCGAAATCATCAACGGTAATCCAACCTTTTTCTAATTTCACGCCAAGCGTTTCCAAGCCAATGTTTTCAGTATTTCCCTGAACACCGATTGCGTTGAGTGCAATTTCCGCTTTCAATTCTTTCTTTCCGTCTTTATTGGAAACAACAACTTTTACATCTTTTCCTGCAGTTACACTTTCGACTTTTGTTTCTGTTAAAATTTCAATTCCGTTTTTCTTGAAATTACTTTCGAGCAATTTAGAAATTTCTTTGTCCTCAATCGGAAGAATGTTCGACATCATTTCCACGATGGTAACTTTTGTCCCGAACGCATTATAGAAATACGCAAACTCAACACCAATTGCTCCCGCGCCAATAATTATCATTGATTTCGGAATCGAAGAAAGTGTCATCGCTTCTGAACTGGTAATTACTTTTTTCCCGTCAACAGTAATTCCGGAAATTGTTCTCGAACGCGCTCCTGTTGCAATAATCGTGTGCTTCGATTTTATTTCTTCAATCGCTTTTCCATCTTTTGAAACTTCGATAACATTTTTTGATTTCAGTTTTCCAAAACCGGAAATGTGTTCAATCTTATTTTTCTTCATCAAATACTCAACGCCTTTCGAATTGAGCAATGCAACTTTCCTGCTTCGGTCAATTACTTTTTTGAAATCAACTTTCAAATTGGAATACGAAATGCCAAACTCATCCGCGTGTTTGAAATGACTGTACACTTCCGCATTCTTCAGCAATGCTTTCGTTGGAATGCAACCCCAGTTCAAACACACGCCGCCGAGTTTGTCTTTCTCGACGATTGCAGTTTTCAGACCAAGTTGTGAAGCGCGAATAGCAGCAACGTATCCGCCAGGACCGCCGCCAATGATGGTTAAATCAAATTCTCGTTGTATCATAAGAGATTTCGGGTTCAAAGAAAGGTAAAAATTTTGCTTACGAATATATCAAAAAACTGTAGGTGTGTAAAAAGAAAATCCCAAAGAAGGGGAATGAACGGAGTTCAAATAATAACAAAGAAAACTATTTTATCAGTACGGGTTTTTTTATTTCCATTATGGGCAATGGGATTTGCGATGCGAGTTTTTATACATATCTCATATCGCACATCTAAAAATTAGCGTGTCAAAAATACAAAACTTTCGTCACGTATTTGGCTTCAGCGATTCTCTCCACAATTCAAACGCGAGCCACCAATCTATAACATTTGCAAGTTCCAGTTTGCCGTTGTAAAATTCCGATACAGATTTTTCGATGAATCAAAAAATGATAATCCAAGTTTCGTTTTTGTTGTTGTCCATAACCAGGCGGATAACGTTGAAAAGAAAAAAGGATAAGTTGTTGTTCTTTTTTCTATTTTAGAAAAATAAATCGTGCGTAAACCTAATTGGTCAGTATAACATTTGGCGATGTCTTTTTCCAAAACGATAATCGCAAAATGACCATCAAGAGTACGAAGTTGTGTTTCTGCATTTTTAGAAAAGAGAATTTGTTGCCATTCGTCCGCTGTTATGATAGAGCAACTTGATGATTTGCGTTTCAATCCAGTACCAACAACGCAAAAACCTTTTTCAGAATTTTCGTTTGAGGAAAAGAAATGACACGTTTCTTTTATTCCACCACAAGCAAAATAAAAGATTGAAGTGTGAATTGAATGAAGCGACTTGGAGTGAATCGAAGAAAATTTTTCGACTTGAGACGGAGAAAAATTTTTTGTATATGCAGCGAAAAACCAACTCATTAAGAATTACGTATTACGATTTTCAAATTATGATTTGCGTTGCGTTTCTATTTCGAAAGTTTCGTTCGCTTCATTGCGTTTCCTTGATTATCTAATCACTAAATTCCTGAAATACAAAACCCGATGCAAGCAACATCGGGTTTTGTATCGTTAACTAATTCTTTCTTTCTCGTTCCCTTCCTCCGTGTCGGTGATCTTTTCTGTATCCTCTATCTCCATCGCGGTGTTCACGGGGTTCGCGAGGTTTTTCATTCGCCGCATCGTAACCGGGAAGTGTTGCTTTTCTACTTAAATTATTTCTTCCTTCTCTATCTATTTCAATCAGTTTTACTTGCCATATGTCCCCGACTTTTGCAAATTCAGAAACTTTATTCACGCGCATTAAATCCATTTGTGAAACGTGAACAAGTCCTTCTTTCCCGGGAAGAAATTCCACAAATGCACCGAACTCCATCAACCGTGTTACTTTCCCTTCGTACACTTTTCCAACTTCTGGAATTTCCACAATTCGCTGAATCATCTTCAACGCTTTTGCGCTCGCTTCACCATTGACCGAAGCAATCACAACACGACCATCGTCTTCAATATTGATTTCTGCACCGCTTTGTTTTACAATTTCTTTAATCATCTTTCCTTGCGGACCGATAACTGCGCCAATCATATCAACAGGAATTTGAAGAGTAGTAAGTCGCGGTGCATACGGCGAAAGTTCTGCTCGCGGCTCCGAAATTGTTTCCGCCATTTTTTGCAAGATGTGAAATCTTCCGTCCTTTGCCTGCGAAAGAGCGCGTTCAATTATTTCATACGTAATGCCCTGAATTTTTATATCCATTTGCAACGCGGTAACCCCATCTCGTGTTCCCGCAACTTTAAAATCCATATCACCAAGATGGTCTTCATTTCCAAGTATGTCGCTTAAAATTGCTACGCTATTTCCTTCTTTGATAAGTCCCATGGCAATTCCCGCAACAGGTTTTTTCATTGGAACGCCCGCATCAAACAACGAAAGTGAGCCTGCGCAAACTGTCGCCATCGAAGATGAACCATTGGATTCGAGAATATCCGAAACGACGCGAATTGTGTACGGAAAATCATTTTCCCCAGGAAGAATATTTTTCAACGCGCGTTCTGCTAAGTTTCCGTGACCGATTTCTCGTCTTCCAACGCCGCCAAGTCTTCCAACTTCACCGACACTAAACGGAGGAAAATTGTAATGCAGTAAAAATCGCTTTGTAATTTCTTCGTGAAGAAGTCCATCCATAATTTGTTCATCAAGTTTTGTTCCAAGCGTTGCCGTTGTCAAACTCTGTGTTTCTCCTCGTTGAAATAAAGCAGAACCGTGCGTTCGCGGAAGCACTCCAACTTCGATACTGATAGGACGTATGTTCGTAACGCCTCTTCCATCAAGGCGTTTTCCTTCTTCCAAAATCATTTTTCGCATTTCTTCATATTCAATGCTTCCCAAAATTTCTTTGAAAGCAAGTTCCTGTTCCGGAAATTTTTCTGTAAGCAATTCAGTAACTTCTTTTTCAAGAGCACTCATCGCAGAACTACGCTCATCTTTACTCAGCACTTGTCGAGTAGTGAATGAAATTTTTTCCGCCGCAAGCGAGCGAACATTTTGCAACATGTCGTCTGAAAATTTTTGTGGTTCAAATGCTCGTTTTGCAACGCCACATTCTTTCCGCATTTCTTCCTGAAGCAAACATAATTTCTTTATTCCTTCGTGCGCAAATGTTATCGCTTCCAGAGTTATTTCTTCCGAAACTTCTTTTGCTTCTCCTTCTACCATCACAATAGAATTCGCAGAACCGCCGACAGTAAAAAACAAATCGCTTTTTTCTATTTGTGAAAACGTCGGATTGAGAATAAATTCACCGCTCACTCGCGCAACATTAACTTCGGCAACAGGAACACTGAACGGAATATCGGAAAGATAAATCGCCGCCGCTGCTGCTGTTCCTCCAAGAATATCCGCTTCATTTTCCTGGTCAAACGAAAACACCGAAACGACAACCTGCACTTCACACCGATACCCTTCAGGAAACATCGGACGAATTGTTCGGTCAATCAAACGTGCGGAAAGAACTTCTTTTTCCGATGGTTTCCCTTCTCTCTTAAAAAATCCGCCAGGAATTTTTCCTGCAGCGGAAGTCTTTTCTCGGTATTCAACTTGCAACGGAAAAAAATCTTGTCCTTCCACTGCTTCTTTATTTGCGCACACAGTTGCAAGCACAATTGTTTCGCCGTATTGCGCGACAACTGCACCATTTGCCTGCTTTGCTAATTTTCCTGTTTCTAGCGAAAAAATTTTCCCGCCGAGTTCTATTTCTTTTTTTATATACATTGTGTGTTATTTATTATGAATTTGCAACGATGTCTATTTATTTTTTTCTCGCTGCAACAAGTGTAGTTTGCGATTCTTCGAAACTCATGTCTCTGTGAAAACCATTGTCCATACGATTCACAAACTACGAGTCGCGTTTCACGAACCATGAAAATTATTTTCGTAATCCGAGTTCTTCGAGTAATTTTCGGTACCGATTGATATCTGTCTTTTGCAAATATGCAAGAAGACGACGACGTTTACCAACCATTTTCAAAAGTCCCATTCGTGAATGATGGTCTTTTTTATGAGAATCAAAATGCGGCTCCAGCGATTGTATGTTTGCCGTTAGCATTGCAATTTGCACCGCGGCTCCGCCAACATCGTTTGCTGATGCTCCGTATTTTTTTACGATTTCCTGTTTATGTGTTTTTGTTAGTGGCATAATGCTTTTTCTGTTTTTGAATTATATTATTTGTAAATACTGAATACTCTGTTGTTTGTCACGATGAAGTTGCTCGGTCAATGCTTCTTTGGTCGAAAATTTTTTGTCCTCACGTAATCGCTTTAAAAACTCTATGGTAATTTCTTTTCCATAGAGTTCTTTGTTCATATCGAACAAATGCACTTCCACGGAAATTGTTTCGTGCTCATAAAACGTTGGACGCGTTCCGATGTTCAACATACCATTATACGAACTACCGTCAAGCATTCCGCGAACAACATACACGCCTTGCAACGGAATCAATTTGTTTTTTGAAAGCGCATTGATATTTGCCGTAGGAAATCCCAATTCTTTTCCTCTTCCATCACCCCGAATAATTTCACCGCTGAAACGATAAGGATAACCAAGACATTGATTTGCTTTTTCAATGTTTCCTTGTTCTAATAAATTTCGAATATGAGTGCTGCTCACTTCTTCTCCGTTCACAGAAACTTTCGGAACAACAAAAACTTCAAACCGAAATTCTTTGCCAATTTCTTGCAATTCTTTAATTCCAGCTTCGCGATTATGTCCGAACATATGGTCATTCCCTTCAACAACTTCCGCGGCGTGAAATCCATTTACGATATATTGTTCATAAAACTCTCGCGGTGATAATTGTGAAAATTCATTCGTAAAATTGACGACGAATACAACATCCGGCATCCAGTGTTTCATCTGCTCGATGCGTTCATTCAATGTTGAAAGCAAATGCATGGATGTTTTTCGAATTACTTCTTTCGGATGCGGTTCAAAGGTAACAAAAACACTTTTGGTTTTACGACGTTTGGCTCGCTCCATAACTTCGGAAAAAATTTTTTGATGTCCTTTGTGAACACCGTCATACGTTCCGACCGTAACAACAGTATCGGAAAGCGACTGAATATTTTGTAACGAACGAACGACAATCATTACGCAGCAATTTTAAAAGGCCCAAACGATTGGTTTCTTGAAAAATGTTGAGAAATCTGTTCCAAGGATAACGCATTTTCTAAACGTAAATTTCCTATGCGCGTTCGTTTCAGTGATTTCATATAAGCACCGCAACCTAATCGCAACCCGACGTCATCAACAAGCGTGCGGATATACGTTCCTTTCGAGCAAACAATTTGAAATTTCACCGACGGAATATCAATATCCGTTGCTTCAAATTTCGAAACAACAATCGTTCTTGGTTTTCGTTCGATGTTCATTCCTTCGCGAGCGTATTGATATAAACGTTTTCCGTCTACTTTCGCCGCAGAAAACATTGGAGGAACTTGCTGTTGTGTTCCGAGAAACAACGAGAACGTTTCAACTATCTTTGCACCAGAAATATTTTCGGCTGAACTTTGCGGTTGGATTTCTTTTTCCAAATCAAAACTTTGCGTTCTTGCACCGAGGATCATTTCGCCAATATATTCTTTTTCCAACGCAGAAAATTTTTCTACAAATTTGGTTTTCTTTGCAGTGAATACAATGAGCAACCCTTCCGCGTGCGGATCTAATGTTCCGCAGTGCCCAACTTTTTTTTCGCGTAGTATCGTGCGGATTTTCTTACACACATCAAACGATGACCATCTTGTTGGTTTTCCAACAAGAAAAATTTTTCCTTCTTCGTCGCCATAAAAACCACATCGGGACAATTCATCAATGATGTTCTGCATCTTCTTCGTGAATTTTTTTCAATATCGTTTCAATTTTTGAAACGCGCTCCATTGTATCGTCAAGAAAAAATTCAATCGTCGGCGTAAATTTCAAACTCATGTGTGAGCCGATAATTTGCCGAATATGTTTTTTATGAACTTCCAGCGATGAAAGCGTTTTCTCTTTTAGTTCTTCTGTGCCGAAAATACTCAAATAAATACGTGCCGTTTTCAAATCGGGAGTCATCTGCACATCCGTTACAGTAATAATACCTACGGATGAATCGCTGAATTCACGTGCAAAAATTGTGCTGATTTCTTCTTTGATGAGCGAAGAAACTTTTTCCATTCGGATAGACATTAGAGTGTGCGTTTGATTTCAACCGTTTTAAAACTTTCAATGACATCGCCAACTTTTACATCGTTAAATCCATCCAACGCAATCCCACATTCAAAACCCTGCAACACTTCCCGTACATCATCTTTAAAACGTTTCAGCGATGCTAATCCGCCGGTAAAAATTACTATGCCGTCGCGAATCAGCCGTATTCTGCTGTTACGGACAATCGTTCCATCGGTAACATAACATCCTGCAATCATTATTCCTTTGGGAAGTTTAAATGTATCGCGAACATCAACCGTTGCTGTAACTTCCTCTTTTATTTCCGGCGCCAACATCCCTTCCAATGCGGTATGTACTTCGTTAATTGCGTCGTAAATAATAGTGTACATTCGAATGTCAACATTTTCCTGCGCAGCAAGTTTTCTCGCATTTAACGTTGGACGAACATTGAAAGCAACTATCACTGCGTTAGACGCAGCAGCAAGCAATACATCGCCTTCCGTAATTGCACCAACAGCACGATACACAACATTTACACGCACTTCCGCAGTGGAAAGTTTTTGCAAAGAATCTGCAATCGCTTCCACTGAGCCATCTACATCTCCTTTAATGACGACATTCAAGTCTTGTACTTTTCCTTCTTTAATTTGTTTGGAAATATCGTCAAGCGTAATTAAATGCCGCTGACGAAAATCCTGTTCGCGTTTTAATTGCGAACGTTGCAAACTAATTCCACGCGCGTCGCGTTCCGATTCGACTGCGACAAATTCATCTCCCGCTTGCGGAGTTCCGTCGAAACCAGTTACTTGTACAGGAGTTGAAGGGTGAGCGGCTTCAACACGTTTTTCCCGCTCATCAAACATTGCACGCACACGCCCGCTTACAAATCCGCATACGAACGGGTCGCCAACTCGTAATGTTCCTTTTTGCACAAGCACCGTTGCAACGGTTCCTTTTCCTTTATCTAACTTCACTTCGATAACAGTACCACGCGCTTTTCGATTGGGATTCGCTTTCAGTTCAAGAATTTCCGCTTCGAGAAGTACTTTTTCAAGTAAAACATCAACGTTCAAGCCTTTCTTGGCAGAAATTTCTACCGACTGATATTTGCCGCCAAATTCTTCGACCAGTACATTTTTTTTGGATAACTGCAATCGAATCTGACCGGGATTGGCTCCGGGTTTGTCCATTTTATTGATGGCGATAATAAGCGGAACGTTTGCGGCTTGCGCGTGACTAATTGCTTCCAATGTTTGCGGCATTACACTTTCATCAGCGGCAACAACTATTACGACAATATCGGTAACTTGTGCGCCACGCGCTCGCATTGCAGTAAAAGCTTCGTGACCAGGGGTATCAAGAAACGTAATTTGACTTTCGTTTGTAAGAGTAACTTCGTATGCCCCGATATGTTGCGTAATTCCTCCTGCTTCTCCCGCAACAACATTTGCTTTTCGGATATAATCCAGCAACGATGTTTTGCCGTGGTCAACGTGTCCCATAATCGTAACCACCGGTGGACGTGTTTTCAGGAGTTCATCAGAGTCTTCAACGTCAAGAAGTACATCGGAAGTAAATTCTTTTTGAAATTCGATTGTTCGTCCGAATTCCATTGCAAGCAATTCGATAATATCTTTTTCGAGTCGTTGATTGATCGTAACCATTTTCCCTAACGAAAAACATTTCTGAATAACATCGGAAACGTTCACGTGCATTATATTTGCAAGTTCGCCCACGGAAATAAATTCCGTTACGCGAACTACTGTTTTCTCCTTTTCAATAATTTCTTGACGCTTGTCTTCTTTCTCTTTCTGTTTCATTTCTTTTCGAATCCTCCTATCCTTCTTATAGCCCACGGTACCGGTGCCCATTTCCGCCAATGTATCTTCAATATTTCGTGAAACCTCTTTTTCATCAACCGAATGAAGGCGGTGGCGAACTTCTTTTTGACGTTTTTTCGCTAGATCTTCCTGCTCATCTACTTTGCTTTGCTTTATTTTTTTCTTTTTTACTTTCTTTTTTACCGACGCGGTTTCTTCCACTTTCAACGAAACGGCATCATCCGCTTTTTTCTTTCCTTTACTTAAATCAATTTTTCCAACAACGGTAATGCCAATTTTTTTCCCGCGCTCGCGTTCCAAACCGGAAACTATTTCCTTTTTTTTCTTGGGAGGTTTTGGCGCTCGAACTACGGAAGGTTCTTCCGGAATTGAAAGCGGGGAAGAAATTTCTGTAACTGGTTGTTCTTCAATTTTATGTTCTTTTCTTTCTGTTTCGTGCGGCTCTTTTTCATGAATCGGTTCTTCAAACTTTTTCACTTCACTTTCTAGGAACTCCTGTGCGGGAACGACTATTTTTTCTGTAATTTTTTGAGGAACATTCGGTATTATCTCTTCCTCTCGCGAAAGTATAGGAACGGGTTCCGGAACCGGAGGAGTAGGAGGAATTTCTTTTTTCTGAGGTCGCTTTCTTACAAGGGGAACTTTGGGAACAAGTTTCGTAATGGGTGTTTTCTTTTCTTCAATTTTCTTTTCTATCAGTTTCGCCTGCTCTTCTTTTTCTGCTTTTTGACGGTCACGCTTTTCTTTTTCTTTTACATCGCCGGCAAATTCCCTTCTTGCTACCTCGACCATTTCATCATCGAGAACAGACATTAACCCTTTTACGTTAAAATTTTTCTTCTGCAGAAACTCTAAAATGGTATCTGCGGCAACATTTATTTCTTTTGCAAGAGAATAAATTTTTTGCTTTTTGACAGTCGTTTCAGACATTAATAAAAATTGTTTGCTAAGAAAAAATTAGTGTTGGGTTGGTTGTCCTTCAGATGATTCATCGCGGGGAAGTTCACCTTCGATTTCTGATTCATCCGTATTTACTTGTTCTGCAACATATTCCGATTCATCTGTTTCTTCAACGTCTTCATCAGAGATAGGCGTTGCTTTATCTTCTTCACCTTCCACAACAGCATTTTCAAATTCCCGTTCAATCATTTTTTTCATTTCGTCTATTTTGAGGGAATCAAGTCCGGTAACTTTCGCCAATGCTTTGTTTCGTTTTTCCAAAACTTCCTGTGCTGTGGTAAACCCGGCATTGGTAAGTCTTTTGAAAACATCTTCTCCTAATTCTTCACGAAGTTCAGAGAGATCCATATCATATTCATCCGAATCATCGCGAACAATTTCGATAGCAAATCCGGTAAGTTTCGATGCTAAGCGAATATTTTGTCCGCCTTTGCCAATTGCCATTGATGTTTCCGATTCATCAACAGAAACTTTTACGATACGATTTTCTCTGTCGAGTGAAATTTTTCTGACTTTTGCCGGAGAAAGCGCGCGCGAAATAAATACTTCATCATCATCGCTCCACGTGATAATATCTACGCTTTCGTTGTTGAGTTCGCGAGTGATGGCATGAATACGTACACCTTTCATTCCGATACATGCACCAACGGGGTCAATTCTATCGTCATTCGAAATCACCGCCATTTTGGAACGTTCCCCTGCTTCGCGCGCAATAGCTTTTATTTCTATAATGCCATCAAAAATTTCCGGGATTTCCATTCCAAAAATTTTAATAATAAAATCCGGCGACGAACGCGATACGATCACTCGTGGGATACCGTTTTCTCGTTTAACTTCTTTTACCAATACCCGAACACTTGCTCCCTTGCGATAGACTTCGCCGGAAATTTGTTCACTACGGGGAAGCAACAATTCGTGCTTGTTATGACTGATATAAACATCGCCTCTTCGTTGATGATAGATTTCACCGA harbors:
- a CDS encoding T9SS type A sorting domain-containing protein — its product is MKLFGVATPQDVGIVKRDAGGKNSDVRYGIYEDFSPKQILLYQNYPNPFNPTTTIRFEIPVGAIHELPLQTTLKIYNVLGQEVATLLNNEEIEEGMHEVQFDASGLSSGIYFYRLRAGTFLETKKMILMK
- the lpdA gene encoding dihydrolipoyl dehydrogenase; this translates as MIQREFDLTIIGGGPGGYVAAIRASQLGLKTAIVEKDKLGGVCLNWGCIPTKALLKNAEVYSHFKHADEFGISYSNLKVDFKKVIDRSRKVALLNSKGVEYLMKKNKIEHISGFGKLKSKNVIEVSKDGKAIEEIKSKHTIIATGARSRTISGITVDGKKVITSSEAMTLSSIPKSMIIIGAGAIGVEFAYFYNAFGTKVTIVEMMSNILPIEDKEISKLLESNFKKNGIEILTETKVESVTAGKDVKVVVSNKDGKKELKAEIALNAIGVQGNTENIGLETLGVKLEKGWITVDDFGKTNVDGIYAIGDVAGPPWLAHVASKEGIVCVEKIAGKNPQPIDWENIPGCTYCQPQVASVGLTEEKAITAGYQIKVGRFPFSASGKARAITKNFVYLRALF
- a CDS encoding polyribonucleotide nucleotidyltransferase, producing MYIKKEIELGGKIFSLETGKLAKQANGAVVAQYGETIVLATVCANKEAVEGQDFFPLQVEYREKTSAAGKIPGGFFKREGKPSEKEVLSARLIDRTIRPMFPEGYRCEVQVVVSVFSFDQENEADILGGTAAAAAIYLSDIPFSVPVAEVNVARVSGEFILNPTFSQIEKSDLFFTVGGSANSIVMVEGEAKEVSEEITLEAITFAHEGIKKLCLLQEEMRKECGVAKRAFEPQKFSDDMLQNVRSLAAEKISFTTRQVLSKDERSSAMSALEKEVTELLTEKFPEQELAFKEILGSIEYEEMRKMILEEGKRLDGRGVTNIRPISIEVGVLPRTHGSALFQRGETQSLTTATLGTKLDEQIMDGLLHEEITKRFLLHYNFPPFSVGEVGRLGGVGRREIGHGNLAERALKNILPGENDFPYTIRVVSDILESNGSSSMATVCAGSLSLFDAGVPMKKPVAGIAMGLIKEGNSVAILSDILGNEDHLGDMDFKVAGTRDGVTALQMDIKIQGITYEIIERALSQAKDGRFHILQKMAETISEPRAELSPYAPRLTTLQIPVDMIGAVIGPQGKMIKEIVKQSGAEINIEDDGRVVIASVNGEASAKALKMIQRIVEIPEVGKVYEGKVTRLMEFGAFVEFLPGKEGLVHVSQMDLMRVNKVSEFAKVGDIWQVKLIEIDREGRNNLSRKATLPGYDAANEKPREPREHRDGDRGYRKDHRHGGRERERKN
- the rpsO gene encoding 30S ribosomal protein S15, whose translation is MPLTKTHKQEIVKKYGASANDVGGAAVQIAMLTANIQSLEPHFDSHKKDHHSRMGLLKMVGKRRRLLAYLQKTDINRYRKLLEELGLRK
- a CDS encoding bifunctional riboflavin kinase/FAD synthetase, which codes for MIVVRSLQNIQSLSDTVVTVGTYDGVHKGHQKIFSEVMERAKRRKTKSVFVTFEPHPKEVIRKTSMHLLSTLNERIEQMKHWMPDVVFVVNFTNEFSQLSPREFYEQYIVNGFHAAEVVEGNDHMFGHNREAGIKELQEIGKEFRFEVFVVPKVSVNGEEVSSTHIRNLLEQGNIEKANQCLGYPYRFSGEIIRGDGRGKELGFPTANINALSKNKLIPLQGVYVVRGMLDGSSYNGMLNIGTRPTFYEHETISVEVHLFDMNKELYGKEITIEFLKRLREDKKFSTKEALTEQLHRDKQQSIQYLQII
- the truB gene encoding tRNA pseudouridine(55) synthase TruB — its product is MQNIIDELSRCGFYGDEEGKIFLVGKPTRWSSFDVCKKIRTILREKKVGHCGTLDPHAEGLLIVFTAKKTKFVEKFSALEKEYIGEMILGARTQSFDLEKEIQPQSSAENISGAKIVETFSLFLGTQQQVPPMFSAAKVDGKRLYQYAREGMNIERKPRTIVVSKFEATDIDIPSVKFQIVCSKGTYIRTLVDDVGLRLGCGAYMKSLKRTRIGNLRLENALSLEQISQHFSRNQSFGPFKIAA
- the rbfA gene encoding 30S ribosome-binding factor RbfA, with the translated sequence MSIRMEKVSSLIKEEISTIFAREFSDSSVGIITVTDVQMTPDLKTARIYLSIFGTEELKEKTLSSLEVHKKHIRQIIGSHMSLKFTPTIEFFLDDTMERVSKIETILKKIHEEDAEHH
- the infB gene encoding translation initiation factor IF-2 — translated: MSETTVKKQKIYSLAKEINVAADTILEFLQKKNFNVKGLMSVLDDEMVEVARREFAGDVKEKEKRDRQKAEKEEQAKLIEKKIEEKKTPITKLVPKVPLVRKRPQKKEIPPTPPVPEPVPILSREEEIIPNVPQKITEKIVVPAQEFLESEVKKFEEPIHEKEPHETERKEHKIEEQPVTEISSPLSIPEEPSVVRAPKPPKKKKEIVSGLERERGKKIGITVVGKIDLSKGKKKADDAVSLKVEETASVKKKVKKKKIKQSKVDEQEDLAKKRQKEVRHRLHSVDEKEVSRNIEDTLAEMGTGTVGYKKDRRIRKEMKQKEKEDKRQEIIEKEKTVVRVTEFISVGELANIMHVNVSDVIQKCFSLGKMVTINQRLEKDIIELLAMEFGRTIEFQKEFTSDVLLDVEDSDELLKTRPPVVTIMGHVDHGKTSLLDYIRKANVVAGEAGGITQHIGAYEVTLTNESQITFLDTPGHEAFTAMRARGAQVTDIVVIVVAADESVMPQTLEAISHAQAANVPLIIAINKMDKPGANPGQIRLQLSKKNVLVEEFGGKYQSVEISAKKGLNVDVLLEKVLLEAEILELKANPNRKARGTVIEVKLDKGKGTVATVLVQKGTLRVGDPFVCGFVSGRVRAMFDEREKRVEAAHPSTPVQVTGFDGTPQAGDEFVAVESERDARGISLQRSQLKREQDFRQRHLITLDDISKQIKEGKVQDLNVVIKGDVDGSVEAIADSLQKLSTAEVRVNVVYRAVGAITEGDVLLAAASNAVIVAFNVRPTLNARKLAAQENVDIRMYTIIYDAINEVHTALEGMLAPEIKEEVTATVDVRDTFKLPKGIMIAGCYVTDGTIVRNSRIRLIRDGIVIFTGGLASLKRFKDDVREVLQGFECGIALDGFNDVKVGDVIESFKTVEIKRTL
- the nusA gene encoding transcription termination factor NusA gives rise to the protein MNSELVEAFNLLSKVKNVDSTVLGNILEDVFTMMVHKEFGPDARFDVVVNTERGEIQVYVEKTVVETVTNPTSEISLEQVRLLTDEPLEVGEDYVEIVELERKIGRRAIRAGLQELVRRNKELEKDVLYNEYANSIGEIIVGEIYHQRRGDVYISHNKHELLLPRSEQISGEVYRKGASVRVLVKEVKRENGIPRVIVSRSSPDFIIKIFGMEIPEIFDGIIEIKAIAREAGERSKMAVISNDDRIDPVGACIGMKGVRIHAITRELNNESVDIITWSDDDEVFISRALSPAKVRKISLDRENRIVKVSVDESETSMAIGKGGQNIRLASKLTGFAIEIVRDDSDEYDMDLSELREELGEDVFKRLTNAGFTTAQEVLEKRNKALAKVTGLDSLKIDEMKKMIEREFENAVVEGEEDKATPISDEDVEETDESEYVAEQVNTDESEIEGELPRDESSEGQPTQH